A section of the Paenibacillus aurantius genome encodes:
- a CDS encoding SDR family oxidoreductase: MERRKVALITGSAKGLGKRTALALAGQGCDIVLNYVRSREEAERLCEEIRGMGVRCTAIQADVTRTEDIRFLVKEAERQLGAVDILVNNAGPFIRERRLFADYTEEEISYLLGGNLTGVIALDHLVLPLMRRNRWGRIFHFGFGHAAEAPGWPHRAVYAAAKVGLVSFTKTLSVEEASSGITVNMICPGDIRGENKEKLIREVEHLADEESPRGRPGSGEDIARVIAFLCMPESDFLTGNIIDVSGGLDPIRSLKGGVKL; the protein is encoded by the coding sequence ATGGAAAGACGCAAGGTGGCTCTGATAACGGGCAGTGCCAAGGGATTGGGCAAACGGACGGCTCTTGCTTTGGCCGGGCAAGGCTGCGACATTGTGTTGAACTATGTCCGCAGCAGGGAAGAGGCGGAACGGCTTTGTGAGGAGATTCGGGGGATGGGGGTACGCTGTACCGCCATTCAGGCGGATGTGACCCGTACGGAGGACATCCGGTTTCTTGTGAAAGAAGCGGAGAGGCAGCTCGGAGCCGTCGACATCCTGGTTAACAATGCGGGGCCTTTCATCCGGGAGCGCCGCTTGTTCGCGGACTACACGGAAGAGGAAATCTCCTATCTGCTGGGCGGGAACCTGACCGGGGTCATCGCGCTCGATCATTTGGTTCTTCCGCTTATGCGCCGGAACCGGTGGGGACGCATCTTTCATTTTGGCTTCGGTCATGCGGCGGAGGCCCCCGGCTGGCCTCACCGGGCTGTCTATGCCGCGGCGAAGGTGGGGCTCGTTTCCTTCACCAAGACGCTGTCCGTCGAGGAAGCCTCCAGCGGCATTACGGTCAACATGATCTGCCCCGGGGATATCCGCGGGGAGAACAAGGAGAAGCTGATCCGCGAGGTGGAGCATTTGGCGGACGAGGAATCCCCGCGCGGCAGACCCGGATCAGGAGAAGACATCGCCAGGGTCATCGCCTTCCTCTGCATGCCCGAATCGGATTTCCTTACCGGCAATATCATCGACGTCTCGGGCGGGCTCGATCCCATCCGTTCTCTTAAGGGAGGCGTCAAGCTTTAG
- a CDS encoding DMT family transporter yields MKPNALRGMLPHLGFVLVYLLWGINISSMKIGGAAWDSFVFNGLRYLIILPFLWVYTYYGFRKGRIRLSMKKGDLGRILLLGAVSAVGMEAFLSYALQYSNAANGAVLGRGFMPVVTVILALLMRELRLTWRILLGLPLAIAGVIVIVTGGNEGFHLGPDTLRGDVLLLFRSFLGALYLIGMNRLVNRYPLTLLITLEMTAGAVSLLPVVLWKVTPGYLAAMPAAGWYSLLYTAFLATLVGFSVHNWSLGKLGPFKSSVYGYFLPVTSAIAGIYLLGESISWNQVLGGAGVLVAMYLVQRDRMQAMKRPPKPIMPAAAGKSNQA; encoded by the coding sequence ATGAAGCCAAACGCCTTGCGGGGCATGCTTCCCCATCTGGGGTTCGTACTTGTCTACCTGCTGTGGGGCATCAACATCTCCTCCATGAAGATTGGAGGAGCGGCCTGGGACTCTTTTGTCTTCAACGGCCTCCGTTATTTGATCATTCTGCCTTTTTTGTGGGTATATACGTATTATGGATTCCGCAAAGGACGCATCCGCCTGAGCATGAAAAAGGGAGACCTGGGGCGGATTCTTCTGCTCGGAGCCGTGTCGGCTGTCGGGATGGAGGCCTTTCTGTCCTACGCCCTGCAGTATTCGAACGCCGCGAACGGGGCGGTGCTCGGAAGAGGCTTTATGCCGGTGGTGACGGTTATTCTCGCTCTCTTGATGCGGGAGCTGCGCCTGACGTGGCGCATCCTTCTCGGGCTTCCTCTCGCCATTGCGGGGGTCATTGTGATTGTGACCGGAGGAAACGAGGGCTTTCATCTCGGACCGGACACCCTGAGAGGGGATGTCCTCCTTCTTTTCCGGAGCTTCCTCGGGGCGCTTTATCTCATCGGGATGAACCGGCTCGTTAATCGTTACCCGCTGACTTTGCTCATCACGTTGGAAATGACCGCGGGCGCCGTTTCCCTGCTTCCGGTTGTTCTCTGGAAGGTCACGCCCGGCTATTTGGCCGCCATGCCGGCTGCCGGGTGGTACAGCCTGCTGTACACGGCGTTTCTCGCCACCCTGGTGGGCTTCTCGGTTCACAACTGGAGCCTGGGGAAGCTCGGACCGTTCAAATCCTCTGTGTACGGGTACTTTCTGCCGGTCACGTCCGCCATCGCCGGTATTTACCTTCTCGGAGAGAGCATTTCCTGGAACCAGGTGCTCGGAGGGGCGGGCGTTCTCGTTGCCATGTATCTGGTTCAGCGGGACCGGATGCAGGCCATGAAGCGGCCTCCCAAGCCCATTATGCCGGCGGCTGCGGGGAAATCCAATCAAGCATAA
- a CDS encoding thioredoxin family protein — MEQVKTEQQFRDLTAAVKPTVAVFKTTWCKDCHYIEPFMPSLIEEYGDRLSFLQVDRDDLPDLCSELNILGIPSFIVFSEGKELTRFVSKLRKTREEIEQFLDRSLEVASAMRS, encoded by the coding sequence AGCAGCAGTTCAGAGACCTTACCGCGGCCGTGAAACCGACCGTAGCCGTGTTCAAAACCACCTGGTGCAAGGACTGCCATTACATCGAGCCGTTTATGCCTTCCCTGATCGAAGAGTACGGGGACCGGCTATCCTTCCTTCAAGTGGACCGTGACGACTTGCCCGACCTGTGCAGCGAGCTTAACATTTTGGGCATCCCGAGCTTTATCGTCTTCAGCGAAGGCAAGGAGCTGACCCGCTTCGTCAGCAAACTCCGCAAAACCCGCGAGGAAATCGAGCAGTTCCTCGACCGGTCGCTGGAGGTTGCCTCCGCGATGCGCTCCTGA
- a CDS encoding UbiD family decarboxylase has translation MVHSNLRQFLEVLRRENQLHIISAPVDPNLEIAEIHRRVIDEEGPALLFTNVKGSAFPVATNLFGTSRRVDLAFGPRPEQFMKRVLAAKDTLVPPTPKALWNEKDLLWNLMKVGTKNVSPEEAPVLQVCDTEAPMAKLPVITSWQEDGGPFVTLPLVYTEHPDNGEHNLGMYRMQVYDGHTTGMHWQIHKGGGFHYHEAEKRNQALPVTVFLGGPPALIASAIAPLPEHLPELLMTSFILGGKLPVTRNPQGGHRLVAEAEFAICGEVPPHVRRPEGPFGDHYGYYSLTHDFPVFQVSRVYHRKDAIYPATIVGKPRQEDYYMGEFLQRLMSPAFPVVMPGVKELWTYAETGFHPLAAAVVRESYKREAIGSAFRILGEGQLTLTKFLILTDRPVDLSNFPQLLETVLERFDPRQDLFLFNYTSHDTLDYTGHQLNHGSKAVLLGVGEPVRTLPSAYEGGELPGIRAAEVYCRGCLVVSGASYEEDPQLAERLVKEAGDRLSSWPLVILADDTAIARGQTPFLWTVFTRFNPAADIYARSSLNRHHIAYELPLVIDARMKPGYPDELFPREDIVKLVDGRWSEYFAGSRV, from the coding sequence ATGGTACATAGCAATCTGCGCCAATTTCTTGAGGTTCTCCGTCGGGAGAACCAACTGCATATCATTTCCGCTCCAGTCGACCCCAACCTCGAAATCGCCGAGATTCACCGCCGCGTCATCGACGAAGAAGGGCCGGCCCTGTTATTCACGAATGTAAAAGGAAGCGCTTTTCCCGTGGCGACCAACCTGTTCGGCACGAGCCGCCGTGTGGACCTCGCTTTCGGGCCGCGGCCCGAGCAGTTCATGAAGCGGGTGCTGGCGGCGAAGGATACGCTTGTCCCGCCCACCCCGAAAGCGCTGTGGAACGAGAAGGACCTTCTGTGGAACCTGATGAAGGTGGGAACGAAGAACGTTTCGCCGGAGGAAGCGCCGGTTCTGCAGGTATGCGACACGGAGGCTCCCATGGCGAAGCTGCCGGTGATTACGTCGTGGCAGGAGGACGGGGGTCCCTTTGTTACCCTGCCTCTCGTGTACACGGAGCACCCGGACAACGGGGAGCACAACCTAGGCATGTACCGCATGCAGGTGTATGACGGCCACACAACGGGGATGCACTGGCAGATCCACAAAGGCGGGGGCTTTCATTACCACGAAGCCGAGAAGCGGAACCAGGCTCTGCCGGTGACCGTCTTCCTCGGAGGGCCTCCCGCCCTGATTGCCTCCGCTATCGCTCCGCTGCCAGAGCATCTTCCGGAGCTCTTAATGACCTCCTTCATCCTCGGCGGCAAGCTGCCCGTAACCCGGAACCCGCAGGGAGGCCACCGGCTCGTCGCTGAGGCGGAATTCGCCATTTGCGGGGAAGTGCCGCCTCATGTGAGGCGGCCGGAAGGGCCCTTTGGAGATCATTACGGCTATTACTCCCTTACTCACGACTTTCCCGTCTTTCAGGTGAGCCGCGTGTACCACCGCAAGGATGCCATTTATCCGGCAACGATTGTGGGCAAGCCGCGCCAGGAGGATTACTACATGGGAGAATTCCTGCAGCGGCTGATGTCGCCCGCTTTTCCCGTTGTCATGCCGGGGGTCAAGGAGCTGTGGACCTACGCCGAGACGGGCTTTCACCCCCTCGCCGCGGCGGTCGTCCGGGAGAGCTACAAGCGGGAAGCGATCGGCTCGGCCTTCCGCATCCTGGGGGAGGGGCAGCTCACGCTGACCAAGTTCCTGATCCTCACCGACCGGCCGGTGGATCTGTCAAATTTCCCGCAGCTGCTCGAAACGGTGCTGGAGCGCTTCGACCCGAGGCAGGATCTGTTCCTGTTCAACTATACCTCTCACGATACACTGGATTATACCGGTCATCAGCTTAACCACGGCAGCAAGGCCGTCCTGCTCGGCGTAGGGGAACCGGTCCGCACGCTGCCTTCCGCCTACGAGGGAGGGGAGCTGCCGGGCATCCGGGCAGCGGAAGTGTACTGCCGGGGCTGTCTCGTCGTTTCGGGGGCATCCTATGAGGAGGATCCCCAGCTCGCCGAACGGCTCGTAAAAGAGGCGGGCGACCGGCTGTCCTCCTGGCCTCTCGTCATTCTGGCGGACGACACGGCGATCGCCCGCGGACAGACGCCGTTCCTCTGGACCGTCTTCACGCGTTTCAATCCGGCCGCGGATATTTACGCCCGTTCGAGCCTCAACCGGCATCATATCGCTTACGAGCTTCCGCTCGTGATCGATGCCCGGATGAAGCCGGGATATCCGGACGAGCTGTTCCCGCGTGAGGACATCGTCAAGCTGGTGGACGGCCGCTGGAGCGAGTATTTTGCGGGAAGCCGGGTATAG
- a CDS encoding COX15/CtaA family protein, translated as MKYMLRKLALASCIGMFLVLLMGTLVTKTESGRGCGDDWPLCNGKFIPAYTVESMIEYSHRFVTGIEGLLVLGATVGVYLYTKRKDARFYAASSLFFTVIQAAMGALAVIWPQSSSVLALHFGFSLLAFASTFLLVMALRRLPDSGMNPPKVSRPARKPKPSLPIAEGGGSRPGGLSMGTSILLWVTAAYTYVVVYLGAYVRHTDSSGGCGRDWPLCAGEVVPSLTGATGIMFIHRLGAVLLFVLIAYLMYRLNRETDRPDMAKAGRVAFQLVVIQVFSGALVTFALGTDSYLFASLLHTVIIAALFSTLSYLCALWVTGPQKTAAAL; from the coding sequence ATGAAATATATGCTGCGCAAACTCGCATTAGCCAGCTGCATCGGGATGTTTCTCGTGCTCCTGATGGGGACGCTCGTGACGAAGACCGAATCGGGACGCGGCTGCGGTGACGATTGGCCGCTGTGCAACGGAAAGTTCATCCCGGCCTATACCGTCGAATCAATGATCGAATACTCCCACCGGTTCGTCACGGGAATCGAGGGCCTGCTCGTTCTCGGGGCCACCGTCGGTGTTTATCTTTATACCAAGCGCAAGGATGCCCGCTTCTATGCGGCTTCCTCACTCTTTTTTACGGTCATTCAGGCCGCCATGGGAGCTCTGGCCGTCATCTGGCCCCAATCCTCTTCCGTGCTGGCGCTTCATTTCGGCTTCTCGCTCCTAGCTTTCGCAAGCACTTTCCTGCTCGTGATGGCCCTTCGGCGGTTGCCTGATTCGGGGATGAATCCTCCGAAGGTGTCAAGGCCTGCCCGCAAGCCGAAGCCCAGCCTTCCAATAGCGGAAGGGGGAGGAAGCCGGCCGGGAGGCCTGAGCATGGGGACAAGCATCCTCCTGTGGGTGACGGCGGCCTACACGTATGTGGTCGTCTATCTCGGGGCTTATGTCCGCCATACCGACTCCTCCGGCGGCTGCGGACGCGATTGGCCGCTGTGCGCGGGGGAGGTCGTGCCGAGCCTGACGGGAGCCACCGGCATCATGTTCATTCACCGGCTTGGAGCCGTCCTGCTGTTCGTCCTCATCGCTTACTTGATGTACCGCCTTAACCGGGAGACGGATCGCCCGGATATGGCGAAGGCGGGGCGGGTGGCCTTTCAGCTGGTGGTCATTCAGGTGTTCAGCGGGGCACTCGTTACCTTTGCCCTGGGAACAGACAGCTATCTGTTCGCCAGTCTGCTGCACACCGTGATTATCGCCGCCCTGTTCTCCACGTTAAGCTACCTGTGCGCGCTGTGGGTCACGGGGCCCCAGAAGACAGCCGCCGCTCTATAA
- a CDS encoding NifU family protein, whose amino-acid sequence MSENAQDTMYDEVLEVLDKLRPFLQRDGGDVELVDVEDGIVKLKLMGACGSCPSSTITLKAGIERALLEEVEGVQEVMQVF is encoded by the coding sequence ATGAGCGAAAACGCACAAGATACCATGTACGATGAAGTGCTGGAGGTTCTCGATAAGCTTCGCCCGTTTCTGCAGCGCGACGGCGGCGACGTAGAGCTGGTTGACGTGGAGGACGGAATTGTGAAACTGAAGCTGATGGGTGCCTGCGGAAGCTGCCCAAGCTCGACCATCACCTTGAAGGCCGGGATCGAACGCGCTCTTCTGGAAGAAGTGGAAGGCGTTCAAGAGGTCATGCAGGTATTCTAA
- a CDS encoding Cthe_2314 family HEPN domain-containing protein: protein MFRIYFNEERRQDSGVLADANASLKRYEQVLEKIENRSGEADSRLRCLQVWAKGFTRSLDELEQSLYCSRKYSELVSHEFIEEMEEEELDNYHRHVYFYKNALIRLFSILDKMGSFLDDLLKLETGKVMPRFSYFTVLRQMHEREIASELEQKLFDLKNSCKGPLNRLRQQRNTEIHAMNEELVDDVWNAKESPEAQSPVENIQDNLKDMEQGFEMVCLTVSTVFESLASSQKG, encoded by the coding sequence ATGTTCCGAATTTATTTCAACGAAGAAAGACGCCAAGACAGCGGCGTGCTGGCCGATGCCAACGCTTCACTGAAGCGGTATGAGCAAGTGCTGGAGAAGATCGAGAACCGGAGCGGGGAAGCCGATTCGCGGCTCCGCTGCCTCCAGGTGTGGGCAAAAGGCTTCACCCGTTCCCTCGACGAGCTGGAGCAAAGCCTGTACTGCAGCCGCAAATACAGCGAGCTCGTCTCCCACGAATTTATCGAGGAGATGGAAGAGGAAGAGCTCGACAACTATCACCGGCATGTCTATTTCTACAAAAACGCCCTCATTCGGCTGTTCTCCATTCTGGACAAGATGGGCTCCTTTCTCGATGACCTGCTGAAGCTCGAAACCGGTAAGGTTATGCCGCGTTTTTCGTACTTTACGGTGCTGCGGCAAATGCACGAGAGGGAAATTGCGTCCGAGCTGGAGCAGAAGCTGTTCGATCTTAAGAACAGCTGCAAAGGGCCGCTGAACCGCCTGCGGCAGCAGCGGAACACGGAAATTCACGCCATGAACGAGGAGCTCGTGGACGATGTATGGAACGCCAAGGAGTCGCCGGAGGCCCAGTCTCCGGTGGAGAACATTCAAGATAACCTGAAGGACATGGAGCAGGGCTTCGAAATGGTCTGCCTGACGGTCAGCACCGTTTTTGAATCGCTTGCCTCGAGCCAGAAGGGTTGA